ATTTTAGACGTTGCTTTAAACCATGCTTTTGGTAGAAACCCTATGAACAGAATGTGGATGACTGATGCCGATGGTGATGGTTGGGGAGAACCAAGTACTGAAAATCCTTATTTTAATACAACTGCTAGGCATAGCTATAGTGTTGGTTCTGATTTTAATCACCAATCTTTATTAACTCAACATTATGTAGAACGTGTTGTTAAACATTGGGTTGAAGAATTTAAAATTGATGGTCTACGCTGGGATTTAACTAAAGGGTTTACACAAAATGCCCAAGGAAGTGACTCACAAACTAATGCTTATCAAGCAGATCGTGTTGCCATTTTAAAAGACTATGCAGACTATTCTTGGTCTTTAGACCCAACACATTATGTTATTTTTGAACACTTGGGGTTTGGTGGTAGTGCGCAAGAAGAAACAGAATGGGCAAATTACAGACTTACAGATAGCGACCCTAAAGGTATTATGCTTTGGGGAAAACTAACCAATCCGTATAACCAATTAACAATGGGCTATAATTCTGATAATAACTTTAACGGAATGGGACATGTTAGTAGAGGTTTTGACGCCCCTAGGCTAGTTGGATACGCAGAAAGTCATGACGAAGAGCGCTTAATGTATAAAAATTTGCAATATGGTAATGCTTCAAACCCGTCACATGATGTCACAGACTTAAACACTGCCATCTCCAGAATGTCCGCTTTAGGCGCAGTAAGCTTAACTATTCCTGGTCCAAAAATGATATGGCATTTTGCAGAATTAGGTATGGAAAATTCGATATTCACTTGTAATAACGGGACTGTAAATGATACCAATGGTACAGATGGCGATTGTAAGTTAGACACAAAACCTCAACCACAATGGGCAGATAATTGGGAAGCAGATGCTATTAGAAGTCAAGTCTATAGTGATTGGTCTAGACTAAATGAGCTTAAAATAAACGAACCTGTTTTTGAAGGAGATTACACGATTACCTCTGGAAGTTTAACCCCGAGAATAGACATTTTTGACACTTCAATTGCAAGTACACAATTAGGACATGTTATTGTCTTAGCTAATTTTGATGTGGTTTCGCAAACAGTTAACACCAGTTTTCCTACATCAGGTACTTGGTACGATTTAATGGATGACACGGGAAGCACTACAATGCAGTCCACAGTAGCCACTATGACCATTCCTGCTGGCGAATTTAGAATTTATGGTAATGCTGTGCCACAAACTTTAAGCACAGAAGACTTCCAGTTATCGGACAGCTTTAAACTTTATCCTAACCCATCAAAGACAACCTTCTCCGTGACTATTTCTGCACGCAAGGTACAAGTCATAGCTGTTTCAGGAAAAGTAATAAAATCTTATACTGGTACATTTGAAGCTGGTCATAAATTTAATGTCGAAAATTTAGCCAAAGGACTATATTTAGTTAAAACAGAAAATAATAAAGGTCAGATTAAAACGACCAAGCTGATTAAATCTTAAATATTTAATCATTTTTAGTATAAAAATCTTCAGTTTAATCTACTGAAGATTTTTTTTGTTTTCGCTATTAAGCATAAAAAAAGCCTCTCTATTAAGAGAAGCTTTTTTCTTTGTACAGGCGGGGAGACTCGAACTCCCACACCTCGCGGCACTAGATCCTAAGTCTAGCGTGTCTACCAATTCCACCACGCCTGCAACTTATACCCGCAATTTCGGATTGCAAATATAACAAATAGTTTGAATATTCATAACAACCTTAAAAGAAATTATTATCCTTTTTGTATTTTTACATAAATTCAATCTATTTTCATGAAAAATATAAAGTCTTACGTCCAAGAAAACAAGCAACGTTTTCTTGACGAATTAATAGAATTACTTAAGATTCCGTCAATAAGCGCAGACTCCGCCTATAAAGCAGACACCATAAACACTGCAGACGTTGTTGCAAAAAGCTTGAAAGATGCTGGATGTGATGTTGTAGAAATTTGCGAAACAGAAGGGTATCCAATTATTTACGCACATAAAATAATTGATAAAAACCTACCAACAGTACTAGTTTACGGTCATTACGACGTACAACCACCAGATCCATTAAATTTATGGACGTCTCCGCCATTCGAGCCCGTTATTAAAACAACAGACCTACATCCTGAAGGTGCTATTTTTGCGCGTGGTGCTTGTGATGACAAAGGGCAAATGTACATGCACGTAAAGGCAATGGAGTTTATGACTAAAAACGACACTTTACCTTGTAACGTCAAATTTATGATAGAAGGTGAAGAAGAAGTTGGAAGTGTTAACTTGGCTAAATTTGTAAAACAAAACCAAGAGAAACTTTCCAATGATGTGATCCTAATTAGTGATACGGGTATGATCGCTCAAGACACACCATCAATCACCACAGGGTTACGTGGTTTAAGTTATGTTGAGGTAGAAGTTACAGGACCAAACAGAGACTTACACTCAGGTTTATATGGTGGTGCAGTAGCAAACCCTATAAACATATTAACCAAAATGATTGCCTCATTACATGATGATGACAACCATATTACTATTCCTGGTTTTTATGATAATGTCGAAGAATTATCTTTAGACGAGCGTGCACAAATGGCAAAAGCACCATTTTCATTAGACAAATACAAAGCAGCTTTAGATATTGATGCTGTATACGGTGAAGCTGGTTATACAACTAACGAGCGTAACAGTATCAGACCAACACTAGACGTTAACGGTATTTGGGGTGGTTACACTGGCGAAGGTGCAAAAACAGTAATTGCAAGTCAAGCTTTTGCAAAAATCTCAATGCGTTTAGTACCAAATCAAGATTGGGAGGCTATCACAACATTATTCAAAAACCATTTTGAAAGTATCGCACCAAATGGCGTTAAAGTAAAAGTAACACCGCATCACGGTGGACAAGGTTACGTAACACCAATTGACAGCGTAGGGTATCAGGCAGCCAGCAAGGCTTACCAAGAAACCTTTGGAAAAACACCAATACCACAACGTAGTGGAGGAAGTATTCCAATAGTTGCTTTATTCGAACAAGAATTAAAAAGCAAAACTATTTTAATGGGCTTTGGTTTAGACAGCGATGCAATCCACAGTCCAAACGAACATTTTGGAGTATGGAACTACTTAAAAGGAATCGAAACTATTCCGTATTTTTACAAGTATTTTACAGAAATGTATAAATAATTATTAGGGTGTCTCCACCTTTTGCTTTTTAGTAGCAAAAGGTGGTCACGTCATCCGCTATATCTTTATTTTGCCATATATGGCAGCAAAATAAAGGATGCCACTACTACCGCTTACACAAAACCAATCAAGATGAAAGACCAACATTTAAAGCGCGTTTTAGAACTCACCTTTGCCACACTACTCATTAGCACTTCTGGTAGTTTAGGACGCTACATAGATATGCCTGCTCCCGTTACCATTTGGTTTAGAAGTGGACTAGCGATGTTAATTCTTTTAGCTTACTGTAAGTATAAAAAAATAAAACTTAAAATTGAATCCAAAAAAGATTTAGGCGCTTTTGTGCTAAGCGCACTATTTATGGCTTCGCATTGGATAACCTATTTTATAGCCTTGCAGCTCTCAAGTGTTGCTATTGGTATGCTAGCTTTATTTACCTATCCAATAATGACTGCTTTTTTAGAACCCTTGTTTTCCAAAACAAAATTCGATTACATGCATCTGTTGTTAGGTGCAATGGTCATATTAGGGATTTATATCTTGTCACCAGAATTAGATTTTCAAAGTGATTCCGTAAAAGGGATTATGTTTGGTCTACTCTCGGCTTTCTGCTATGCACTACGTATTTTAATCCTCAAACAATACGTTACTTCTTATCATGGAAGTAGTTTAATGTTTTTCCAACTATTAATTATTACTATTGTATTAGCACCAGCATTGTTTTTTCTAGAGACTACAAATATTACGACTCAGTTTCCATATGTTATCATTCTAGCAGTAGTAACTACAGCTATTGGACACACTTTATTTGTTCAAAGTCTGAATCATTTTAAAGTTAGTACCGCCAGTATTATTGGAAGTACACAACCTATTTTTGGAATTATAATCGCTTTTTTCTTTTTAAACGAAATCCCCAATTGGAATACATTTTTTGGAGGTATGCTAATCCTATCTACAGTTGTAATAGAGAGTTTACGGTCTAGAAAAACTGCTTAACGATTATTCTTTAATTAACTTTTGATTACTCTTTTGTCCATCAACTTCTAAAAGAACAAAATAAACACCATGACTTAACTCTGACAACTCCAGTTGAGTCGCTCTTTCTTTAAGCGTTTGTGTTAGTACTACTTGACCATTGATAGTAACAATACTTACTTCGGCTTGATCAAACGGAGTCAACTCAACCGTTAAAACACTTTTTACTGGATTTGGAAAGAATTTAAAATCACCCGTATTAAAACTTGAGATATTTAACGTATTTACAGAAAAACAAGAACTAACTTCCATACAACTCCCGTTAGTAATTTCGACTTTATAATTACCATTTACCGTTGGAGAATAACTCTGGTTAGTAGCACCAAAAATAACTGTTTCTGTATCACAATCAATCCATTGATACGTTGCTAGAGTTTCATTTGCAAGCAATGTCCCTGCATTTTGAGTAATCCTATTATCAACAGCTACAAGGCCTCCTTTAGTCACCATATACCCCGTAATTAGCTTAGTCAGTTGTAGAT
This portion of the Olleya sp. Bg11-27 genome encodes:
- a CDS encoding alpha-amylase family glycosyl hydrolase, yielding MKKHYFLIALLFSLFAKAQVNIAPFPFNVDESITITVDINSTATDCNGFNTPTTVYLHSGIGDDTNAFGYNAVGNWGQDDGVGAMTDNNNGTWSITIVPETYYSLTSAQASSATKLGMVFRNEDGSQELKDNGCSDFIYNVGSFQVNLTTPSENSVTQLNNGSDLSIAATNTNGNANYSLSANGSVLNSLNAITNYAFTHTNITENQYYTLTVTQGLETVVKEFSVLISATPITEALPNGMDNGINYNTSDNTKATLVLEAPNKDYIYVAGSFNNYQPTNADLMKKDPTSGIFWLELTNLTPNQIETYQYWVNDANPITNSPQLVKTADPYSTLVLSPFDDAYIPTTTYPNLPTYPAGQEREVTVLETGQIAYPWVVTDFNKPKKEDLVIYEVLIRDFDADRNFQDLIDKIAYFKNLNVNAIQLMPIMEFEGNESWGYNTSFHLALDKFYGTETKLKEFIDLCHQNDIAVILDVALNHAFGRNPMNRMWMTDADGDGWGEPSTENPYFNTTARHSYSVGSDFNHQSLLTQHYVERVVKHWVEEFKIDGLRWDLTKGFTQNAQGSDSQTNAYQADRVAILKDYADYSWSLDPTHYVIFEHLGFGGSAQEETEWANYRLTDSDPKGIMLWGKLTNPYNQLTMGYNSDNNFNGMGHVSRGFDAPRLVGYAESHDEERLMYKNLQYGNASNPSHDVTDLNTAISRMSALGAVSLTIPGPKMIWHFAELGMENSIFTCNNGTVNDTNGTDGDCKLDTKPQPQWADNWEADAIRSQVYSDWSRLNELKINEPVFEGDYTITSGSLTPRIDIFDTSIASTQLGHVIVLANFDVVSQTVNTSFPTSGTWYDLMDDTGSTTMQSTVATMTIPAGEFRIYGNAVPQTLSTEDFQLSDSFKLYPNPSKTTFSVTISARKVQVIAVSGKVIKSYTGTFEAGHKFNVENLAKGLYLVKTENNKGQIKTTKLIKS
- a CDS encoding dipeptidase encodes the protein MKNIKSYVQENKQRFLDELIELLKIPSISADSAYKADTINTADVVAKSLKDAGCDVVEICETEGYPIIYAHKIIDKNLPTVLVYGHYDVQPPDPLNLWTSPPFEPVIKTTDLHPEGAIFARGACDDKGQMYMHVKAMEFMTKNDTLPCNVKFMIEGEEEVGSVNLAKFVKQNQEKLSNDVILISDTGMIAQDTPSITTGLRGLSYVEVEVTGPNRDLHSGLYGGAVANPINILTKMIASLHDDDNHITIPGFYDNVEELSLDERAQMAKAPFSLDKYKAALDIDAVYGEAGYTTNERNSIRPTLDVNGIWGGYTGEGAKTVIASQAFAKISMRLVPNQDWEAITTLFKNHFESIAPNGVKVKVTPHHGGQGYVTPIDSVGYQAASKAYQETFGKTPIPQRSGGSIPIVALFEQELKSKTILMGFGLDSDAIHSPNEHFGVWNYLKGIETIPYFYKYFTEMYK
- a CDS encoding DMT family transporter; amino-acid sequence: MKDQHLKRVLELTFATLLISTSGSLGRYIDMPAPVTIWFRSGLAMLILLAYCKYKKIKLKIESKKDLGAFVLSALFMASHWITYFIALQLSSVAIGMLALFTYPIMTAFLEPLFSKTKFDYMHLLLGAMVILGIYILSPELDFQSDSVKGIMFGLLSAFCYALRILILKQYVTSYHGSSLMFFQLLIITIVLAPALFFLETTNITTQFPYVIILAVVTTAIGHTLFVQSLNHFKVSTASIIGSTQPIFGIIIAFFFLNEIPNWNTFFGGMLILSTVVIESLRSRKTA